The Methylomicrobium agile genome has a segment encoding these proteins:
- the fdxA gene encoding ferredoxin FdxA has translation MAFVVTENCIKCKFTDCVDVCPVDCFHEGPNFLVIDPDECIDCTLCEPECPANAIFSEDEVPEDQQEFIELNATLSKEWPSITEVKAALPDADEWNGKENKKQYLEK, from the coding sequence ATGGCTTTTGTAGTCACTGAGAACTGTATCAAATGTAAATTTACCGATTGCGTGGACGTATGCCCCGTCGATTGTTTTCACGAAGGTCCCAATTTCTTGGTGATCGATCCCGATGAGTGTATCGACTGCACACTCTGCGAGCCCGAATGTCCGGCGAATGCGATCTTTTCCGAAGATGAAGTTCCGGAAGATCAACAAGAATTTATCGAGTTGAACGCAACGCTGTCCAAAGAATGGCCCAGCATTACCGAAGTTAAAGCCGCATTACCGGATGCCGACGAATGGAACGGCAAAGAAAACAAGAAACAGTATTTGGAAAAATAA